One genomic region from Actinomycetota bacterium encodes:
- the prmC gene encoding peptide chain release factor N(5)-glutamine methyltransferase, whose product MTWRQVLAEVEAQLGDAVDARRIVERASGHEGADLIVHLDERAPDRAREECARMVARRRAGEPLQYAIGGWGFRGLDLYVDGRVLIPRPETEQVVDIALGELRRLGAQAPLVVDLGTGSGAIALSIAVEVPGAQVWATDVSADALAVARANLAGTGGRAATRVRLVEGSWFDALPEELRGQVHLLVSNPPYVADGEALPAVVSEWEPPGALRAGPTGLEAVGVIAAGATAWLARPAALVLEIAPHQAERAVDLARTAGFDDVEVRADLTGRPRALVGRV is encoded by the coding sequence CTGACCTGGCGACAGGTGCTGGCCGAGGTCGAGGCTCAGCTCGGCGACGCCGTCGACGCACGCCGCATCGTGGAGCGGGCGTCGGGACACGAGGGTGCCGATCTGATCGTGCACCTCGACGAACGTGCGCCCGACCGGGCGCGCGAGGAGTGCGCGCGCATGGTCGCCCGCCGCCGCGCGGGTGAGCCCCTCCAGTACGCCATCGGCGGGTGGGGGTTTCGTGGCCTCGACCTCTACGTCGACGGGCGCGTGCTCATCCCCCGACCCGAGACGGAGCAGGTCGTCGACATCGCGCTCGGCGAGCTGCGACGGCTCGGGGCGCAGGCGCCACTCGTCGTCGACCTCGGCACGGGCTCCGGTGCGATCGCACTGTCGATCGCGGTCGAGGTGCCCGGCGCGCAGGTGTGGGCCACCGACGTCTCCGCCGACGCGCTGGCGGTCGCGCGCGCCAACCTCGCCGGTACCGGAGGTCGGGCGGCGACTCGCGTCCGACTGGTGGAGGGGAGCTGGTTCGACGCCCTGCCCGAGGAGTTGCGGGGGCAGGTGCACCTGCTCGTGTCGAACCCGCCGTACGTGGCCGACGGCGAGGCGCTGCCCGCCGTGGTGTCCGAGTGGGAGCCTCCCGGCGCGCTGCGCGCCGGCCCGACGGGCCTCGAGGCGGTCGGCGTGATCGCGGCGGGTGCGACCGCGTGGCTGGCGCGACCGGCCGCGCTCGTGCTCGAGATCGCGCCGCACCAGGCCGAGCGCGCTGTCGACCTCGCGCGCACGGCCGGCTTCGACGACGTGGAGGTGCGCGCCGATCTCACCGGACGCCCGCGCGCGCTTGTCGGTAGGGTTTGA
- a CDS encoding threonylcarbamoyl-AMP synthase — protein MGIVDARGDQPPAEALKEAAEALRVGLAVALPTDTVYGLAADVSVPGATDRIFEVKHRPHDVDLPVLVADADQALGLATAVPDSAIALMTRFWPGAITLVIPRAPDLAADLGDDDATIGVRCPDHAVPRALCAIVGPLATTSANLHGEPTPETAAMVAEVFGDAVAVVLDGGPCAGSPSTVVDCTGVEPKLLREGRIAWGDVWAALP, from the coding sequence ATGGGGATCGTGGACGCGCGGGGTGACCAACCGCCGGCCGAGGCACTGAAGGAGGCGGCCGAGGCGCTCCGGGTCGGGTTGGCGGTGGCTCTCCCCACCGACACCGTGTACGGCTTGGCGGCCGATGTCTCGGTGCCCGGCGCGACCGACCGCATCTTCGAGGTCAAGCACCGGCCCCACGACGTCGACCTGCCGGTGCTCGTGGCCGACGCCGACCAGGCACTCGGTCTCGCCACGGCCGTGCCCGACTCGGCGATCGCGCTGATGACGCGGTTCTGGCCGGGTGCGATCACGCTCGTCATCCCGCGCGCGCCCGACCTGGCCGCGGACCTGGGCGACGACGACGCCACGATCGGCGTGCGGTGCCCCGACCACGCCGTACCCCGCGCCCTCTGCGCCATCGTCGGGCCGCTCGCCACGACGAGCGCCAACCTGCACGGCGAGCCGACGCCGGAGACGGCGGCAATGGTGGCCGAGGTGTTCGGTGACGCGGTGGCCGTCGTCCTCGACGGCGGACCGTGCGCGGGGAGCCCGTCGACCGTCGTCGACTGCACCGGTGTCGAGCCCAAGCTGCTGCGCGAGGGCCGCATCGCGTGGGGCGACGTGTGGGCCGCCCTGCCCTGA